Proteins from one Ananas comosus cultivar F153 linkage group 5, ASM154086v1, whole genome shotgun sequence genomic window:
- the LOC109710986 gene encoding UDP-glycosyltransferase 73C6-like translates to MKDVTPHFVLVPLAAQGHMIPMVDMARLLAERGVRVTLITTPVNAARIRTIIDRVRRSNLPVEFVELRFPCAEFGLPEGSENIDLLSTLEHYKAFFDAMKLLKEPIEALLRSQHRRPDCMIADMCNGWTKDVARRLGIPRLLFHGPSCFYILCAYNMAQHRVYDRVTHEFEPVVVPDVPVEVVTNKAESPGFFNWSGWEDLRAEVLEAESTADGVVINTFYDLEPSFVDCYEKIMQKKVWTVGPLCLYSKDVDSKAARGNKAAVDHRDITTWLDRKGASSVFYVSFGSLVLMRPTQLIEIGKGLLECSDHRSFIWVVKEAELVPEVEKWLSEEHFAERTKERGLLIKGWAPQTVILLHPAIGGFLTHCGWNSTLEAISAGVPMLTWPHFADQFLNEKLVVDVLKIGRSLDVKVPRTHVTDDSTLLVTKEKLRKAVSELMEGEEGEEMRRRAKALAEKAKKAMEEGGSSYRNMDDMIECMAGRYGEEEKVEDAVKELSNGFSAHVVVT, encoded by the exons ATGAAGGACGTAACTCCGCACTTCGTGTTGGTTCCTCTCGCGGCGCAGGGGCACATGATCCCCATGGTCGACATGGCGCGCCTCCTCGCGGAGCGCGGCGTCCGCGTCACCCTCATCACCACCCCGGTCAACGCCGCGCGCATCCGGACCATCATCGACCGGGTCAGAAGGTCGAACCTCCCCGTCGAGTTCGTCGAGCTCCGGTTCCCCTGCGCCGAGTTCGGCCTACCCGAGGGGTCCGAGAACATCGACCTCCTCTCCACCCTGGAGCACTACAAGGCCTTCTTTGACGCCATGAAGCTGCTCAAGGAACCCATAGAAGCGCTTCTGCGGAGCCAACACCGGCGCCCTGATTGCATGATTGCCGACATGTGCAACGGGTGGACGAAGGACGTGGCTCGTCGGCTCGGGATCCCGCGGCTCCTCTTCCACGGCCCCTCCTGCTTCTACATCCTCTGCGCCTATAACATGGCCCAGCACCGTGTCTACGACCGCGTTACCCACGAGTTCGAGCCCGTTGTCGTGCCCGATGTGCCTGTCGAGGTCGTGACTAACAAAGCCGAGTCCCCGGGCTTCTTCAACTGGTCTGGGTGGGAGGACCTCCGGGCTGAG GTGCTGGAGGCGGAGTCGACCGCCGATGGGGTCGTCATCAACACCTTCTACGATCTGGAGCCTTCATTCGTCGACTGCTACGAGAAGATCATGCAAAAGAAGGTGTGGACGGTGGGGCCGCTGTGCCTCTACAGCAAGGACGTCGACAGCAAGGCCGCGCGCGGGAACAAGGCTGCGGTCGACCACCGCGACATCACCACCTGGCTCGACAGGAAGGGCGCAAGCTCCGTCTTCTACGTGAGCTTCGGCAGCCTCGTGCTCATGCGACCGACGCAGCTCATCGAGATCGGAAAGGGGTTGTTAGAATGCTCCGATCACCGGTCCTTCATATGGGTGGTGAAAGAAGCCGAGCTAGTCCCCGAGGTGGAGAAGTGGCTTTCGGAGGAGCACTTTGCAGAGAGAACTAAAGAGAGGGGCCTCCTCATAAAGGGTTGGGCTCCACAAACGGTGATCCTGTTGCACCCCGCGATCGGCGGCTTCCTAACGCACTGCGGATGGAACTCCACGCTGGAGGCGATCTCCGCGGGGGTGCCGATGCTGACTTGGCCGCACTTCGCCGACCAGTTCCTCAACGAGAAGTTGGTCGTCGACGTTTTGAAGATCGGGCGCTCCCTCGACGTGAAGGTGCCGAGAACGCACGTCACGGACGACTCGACGCTGCTGGTGACGAAGGAGAAGTTGAGGAAGGCGGTGTCGGAGTTGATggagggagaggaaggggaggagatgcggcggagGGCGAAGGCGTTGGCCGAGAAGGCGAAGAAGGCCATGGAGGAGGGAGGGTCTTCTTATAGAAATATGGATGATATGATCGAGTGTATGGCGGGACGCTacggagaggaggagaaggttgAAGATGCTGTTAAGGAGCTCTCCAATGGTTTTAGCGCCCATGTTGTCGTAACTTGA
- the LOC109711015 gene encoding UDP-glycosyltransferase 73C6-like, whose amino-acid sequence MAQGHMIPMVDMARLLAERGARVTLITTPVNAARIRPIIDRVSRSNLPVAFEELPFPCAELGLPEGHENIDLITQHDGFRTFFDALRLLRGPLERYLRACSPRPSCIVADGCNGWTADVARRLRIPRFVFHGPSCFYSLCDYNMMRHGVYERVTDYSERFVVPEVPVRVEVNRAQAPGFFNSPGWETERDESIAAEDTADGVVVNTFAELERPFIECYEKALGKKVWTLGPLCLYNKDAEGMAARGNSAAVDHRRVVAWLDTREPGSVVYVSFGSLALSRQAQLVEIGAALAASQRPFIWVIKSAELVPEMGAWLRDEFEEATRERGLVVKGWSPQLTVLSHRAVGGFVTHCGWNSLLEAIAMGVPVLTWPRFADQFLNERLVVDVLGVGVSIGAKMPTSVLHEDSVALVKREEVERAVERLMDGGEEGEERRRRSKELGEKAKKAMEEGGSSYVNTAELIQSVMLGREGESKDIEDVKEKLVLL is encoded by the coding sequence ATGGCGCAGGGGCACATGATCCCCATGGTCGACATGGCGCGCCTGCTCGCGGAGCGCGGCGCGCGCGTCACCCTCATCACCACCCCGGTCAACGCCGCACGCATCCGCCCCATCATCGACCGGGTCAGCAGGTCGAACCTCCCCGTCGCCTTCGAGGAGCTCCCGTTCCCCTGCGCCGAGCTCGGCCTCCCCGAGGGCCACGAGAACATCGACCTAATCACCCAGCACGACGGGTTCCGGACCTTCTTCGACGCCCTGCGCCTGCTCCGTGGGCCCCTCGAGCGCTACCTCCGCGCCTGCTCCCCGCGCCCCAGCTGCATCGTCGCCGACGGATGCAACGGCTGGACCGCGGACGTGGCGCGCCGCCTCCGCATCCCGCGGTTCGTGTTCCACGGGCCCTCGTGCTTCTACTCCCTCTGCGACTACAACATGATGCGCCACGGGGTCTACGAGCGCGTGACCGACTACTCGGAGCGCTTCGTGGTCCCCGAGGTGCCCGTGCGCGTCGAGGTGAACCGGGCCCAGGCCCCGGGCTTCTTCAACTCGCCCGGGTGGGAGACCGAGCGCGACGAGTCGATCGCGGCCGAGGATACCGCGGACGGGGTCGTGGTCAACACCTTCGCGGAGCTGGAGCGCCCGTTCATCGAGTGCTACGAGAAGGCGCTGGGGAAGAAGGTGTGGACGCTGGGGCCCCTCTGCCTCTACAACAAGGACGCCGAGGGCATGGCGGCGCGCGGGAACAGCGCCGCCGTCGACCACCGCCGAGTCGTCGCCTGGCTCGACACCCGGGAGCCCGGCTCCGTCGTTTACGTGAGCTTCGGCAGCCTCGCGCTCTCGCGGCAGGCGCAGCTCGTCGAGATCGGGGCCGCGTTGGCGGCGTCGCAGAGGCCCTTCATATGGGTGATAAAGAGCGCCGAGCTGGTCCCCGAGATGGGCGCCTGGCTCCGGGACGAGTTCGAGGAGGCCACCCGGGAGAGGGGGCTCGTGGTCAAAGGGTGGTCCCCGCAGCTGACCGTCCTCTCCCACCGGGCCGTCGGAGGGTTCGTCACGCACTGCGGCTGGAACTCCCTGCTGGAGGCGATCGCCATGGGCGTGCCCGTGCTGACGTGGCCGCGCTTCGCCGACCAGTTCCTCAACGAGAGGCTGGTCGTGGACGTCCTCGGCGTCGGGGTGTCCATCGGGGCGAAGATGCCGACCTCCGTTCTACACGAGGACTCGGTGGCGCTGGTGAAGCGAGAGGAGGTGGAGAGAGCGGTGGAGCGGTTGATGGAcggaggggaggagggagaggagaggaggcggAGGTCGAAGGAGCTGGGGGAGAAGGCGAAGAAGGCGATGGAGGAGGGTGGTTCGTCGTACGTGAACACGGCGGAGCTGATACAGAGTGTTATGCTGGGGCGTGAAGGGGAGAGTAAGGATATTGAGGATGTAAAAGAGAAACTAGTATTATTATAA